The following are encoded in a window of Pongo abelii isolate AG06213 chromosome 16, NHGRI_mPonAbe1-v2.0_pri, whole genome shotgun sequence genomic DNA:
- the LOC129050045 gene encoding uncharacterized protein LOC129050045, with protein sequence MELPSGPTAGEEPSGLGCSGRRSACSLGPDGSLACLRTCGWLPLCLSQKAKCRTSSNFCAWSLAMATKMAEIPSSPYKPGQRGMKDTQRGDAPQRRSPEPRILQLARVGNAYLKEESSGSGRLEAKKWIPIKFLENLSVPRVDLSGNQLWSGIQLKMQKMWLELQDPGLTNSWKENGLYIQPKSFCSTNAGARRERRSSGLWKLAMLSPEAGSAPSWVRWGPR encoded by the exons ATGGAGTTACCTTCAGGGCCGACTGCAGGGGAGGAGCCCTCAGGGTTGGGCTGCTCTGGCCGCAGGAGCGCCTGCAGCCTTGGGCCGGATGGGAGCCTGGCTTGTCTGAGGACATGTGGCTGG ctccctctctgcctcagccaGAAAGCAAAGTGCAGGACCAGCAGCAACTTTTGTGCCTGGAGCCTTGCAATGGCTACGAAGATGGCCGAGATTCCTTCCAGCCCATATAAGCCGGGACAGCGAGGCATGAAGGATACTCAGAGAGGTGATGCCCCTCAAAGAAGAAGCCCAGAGCCCCGAATCCTGCAATTGGCCCGAGTGGGAAACGCATATCTGAAGGAGGAAAGCTCAGGGAGTGGGCGACTGGAAGCTAAGAAGTGGATCCCAATAAAGTTCCTTGAGAACCTCTCTGTCCCACGCGTTGACCTCAGTGGAAACCAGCTTTGGTCTGGAATACagctaaaaatgcagaaaatgtggTTAGAACTGCAGGATCCTGGTCTCACTAATAGCTGGAAAGAAAACGGTTTATATATCCAGCCGAAATCTTTCTGCTCAACGAACGCGGGCGCCAGGCGTGAGAGGAGAAGCTCGGGTTTGTGGAAACTGGCAATGCTGTCCCCTGAAGCCGGCTCGGCAccgagctgggtgcggtgggggCCGCGCTAG
- the SKOR1 gene encoding SKI family transcriptional corepressor 1 isoform X2, with the protein MALLCGLGQVTLRIWVSLPSQSVNGIGFLAARAFLRSGGMEALTTQLGPGREGSSSPNSKQELQPYSGSSALKPNQVGETSLYGVPIVSLVIDGQERLCLAQISNTLLKNYSYNEIHNRRVALGITCVQCTPVQLEILRRAGAMPISSRRCGMITKREAERLCKSFLGEHKPPKLPENFAFDVVHECAWGSRGSFIPARYNSSRAKCIKCGYCSMYFSPNKFIFHSHRTPDAKYTQPDAANFNSWRRHLKLSDKSATDELSHAWEDVKAMFNGGTRKRTFSLQGGGGGGANGGSGGQGKGGAGGGGGGGPGCGAEMAPGPPPHKSLRCGEDEAAGPPGPPPPHPQRGLGLATGASGPAGPGGPGGGAGVRSYPVIPVPSKGFGLLQKLPPPLFPHPYGFPTAFGLCPKKDDTVLGAGEPKGGPGIGSGGGGAGTGGGAGGPGANHLPPGAGAGPGGGAVFWGHQPSGAAKDAAAVAAAAAAATVYPTFPMFWPAAGSLPVPSYPAAQSQAKAVAAAVAAAAAAAAAAAGSGAPEPLDGAEPAKEGGLGAEERCPSALSRGPLDEDGADEALPPPLAPLPPPPPPPARKGSYVSAFRPVVKDTESIAKLYGSAREAYGAGPARGPGPGAGSGGYVSPDFLSEGSSSYHSASPDVDTADEPEVDVESNRFPDDEGAQEETEPSAPSAGGGPDGEQPTGLPSATSSSADGPADSPDGGSPRPRRRLGPPPAGPPAFGDLAADDLVRRPERSPPSGGGYELREACGPLGGPAPAKVYAPERDEHVKSAAAALGPAASYLCTPEAHEPDKEDNHSPADDLETRKSYPDQRSISQPSPANTDRGEDGLTLDVTGTQLVEKDIENLARDELQKLLLEQMELRKKLEREFQSLKDNFQDQMKRELAYREEMVQQLQIVRDTLCNELDQERKARYAIQQKLKEAHDALHHFSCKMLTPRHCTGNCSFKPPLLP; encoded by the exons ATGGctttgctgtgtggccttgggcaagtcactctgCGTATCTGGGTTTCACTTCCTTCCCAATCCGTAAACGGGATTGGGTTCCTTGCAGCCCGGGCATTCCTGAG GAGCGGCGGCATGGAGGCTCTCACCACTCAGCTGGGGCCGGGGCGCGAGGGCAGTTCGTCGCCCAACTCCAAGCAGGAGCTGCAGCCGTATTCGGGCTCCAGCGCTCTCAAACCCAACCAGGTGGGCGAGACGTCGCTGTACGGGGTGCCCATTGTGTCGCTGGTCATCGACGGCCAGGAGCGCCTATGCCTGGCGCAGATCTCCAACACTCTCCTCAAGAACTACAGCTATAATGAGATCCACAACCGCCGCGTGGCCCTGGGCATCACGTGCGTGCAGTGCACGCCGGTACAGCTGGAGATTCTGCGTCGGGCCGGGGCCATGCCCATCTCGTCGCGCCGCTGCGGCATGATCACTAAGCGAGAGGCCGAACGCCTGTGCAAGTCGTTCCTGGGCGAGCACAAACCACCCAAGCTGCCCGAGAACTTCGCCTTCGATGTGGTGCACGAGTGCGCGTGGGGCTCGCGTGGTAGCTTCATCCCTGCGCGTTACAACAGCTCTCGTGCCAAGTGCATCAAGTGCGGCTACTGCAGCATGTACTTCTCGCCCAACAAGTTCATCTTCCACTCGCACCGCACACCCGACGCCAAGTACACGCAGCCCGATGCCGCCAACTTCAATTCCTGGCGTCGTCACCTCAAACTCAGTGACAAGTCGGCCACAGACGAACTGAGCCATGCTTGGGAGGACGTCAAGGCCATGTTTAATGGCGGCACGCGCAAGCGGACCTTCTCCCTACAAGGAGGCGGCGGAGGCGGTGCTAATGGCGGGTCGGGTGGGCAGGGGAAGGGTGGTGctggcggcggtggcggcggtgGCCCAGGGTGCGGTGCGGAGATGGCCCCAGGCCCGCCGCCCCACAAAAGCCTGCGCTGTGGCGAAGATGAGGCTGCCGGGCCTCCGGGGCCACCTCCACCCCACCCGCAGCGCGGACTTGGCCTGGCGACTGGAGCCAGTGGCCCGGCGGGCCCAGGAGGGCCCGGTGGCGGCGCCGGCGTACGAAGCTACCCGGTGATCCCGGTGCCCAGCAAAGGCTTTGGGCTCCTGCAAAAGCTGCCCCCACCACTTTTCCCCCATCCTTACGGCTTCCCTACGGCCTTCGGCCTATGCCCCAAAAAGGACGACACGGTTTTAGGCGCGGGCGAGCCAAAGGGCGGTCCTGGCATTgggagcggcggcggcggcgcgggtaCTGGCGGGGGTGCGGGGGGCCCGGGAGCCAACCACTTGCCCCCGGGGGCAGGGGCGGGCCCGGGCGGCGGCGCCGTGTTCTGGGGGCATCAACCCTCCGGGGCAGCCAAGGACGCAGCGGCAGTGGCTGCAGCGGCCGCCGCCGCCACTGTGTACCCGACGTTTCCCATGTTCTGGCCAGCAGCAGGCAGCCTCCCGGTACCGTCCTACCCCGCTGCTCAGAGCCAAGCCAAGGCCGTGGCGGCAGCCgtggcggcggcagcggcggcggcggcggcagctgcTGGCAGCGGTGCCCCGGAGCCCCTGGACGGTGCCGAGCCAGCCAAAGAGGGTGGCCTCGGCGCGGAGGAGCGCTGCCCGAGCGCTCTGTCCCGCGGGCCCCTGGACGAAGACGGCGCGGACGAGGCGctgccaccgcccctggccccgCTGCCCCCGCCGCCCCCTCCGCCCGCACGCAAAGGCTCCTACGTGTCGGCCTTCCGGCCGGTGGTCAAGGACACCGAGAGCATCGCTAAGCTCTACGGGAGCGCCCGGGAGGCATATGGCGCGGGGCCTGCTCGGGGGCCGGGACCCGGCGCTGGGAGCGGCGGCTACGTGAGCCCGGACTTTCTGAGCGAGGGCAGCTCCAGCTACCATTCCGCCTCGCCCGACGTGGACACGGCGGACGAGCCCGAGGTGGACGTGGAATCCAACCGCTTCCCCGACGACGAGGGCGCCCAGGAGGAGACCGAGCCCAGCGCACCCAGCGCAGGGGGTGGCCCAGACGGTGAACAGCCCACTGGACTCCCTTCCGCCACCTCCTCTAGCGCGGACGGTCCCGCAGACTCTCCCGACGGCGGCAGCCCCCGCCCCCGGCGCCGCCTCGGGCCACCCCCAGCTGGCCCACCCGCATTTGGGGACTTGGCGGCCGACGACTTGGTGCGGAGACCTGAGAGGAGCCCGCCAAGCGGCGGCGGCTACGAGCTGCGAGAGGCTTGCGGGCCCCTAGGAGGCCCCGCGCCGGCCAAG GTGTACGCGCCCGAGAGGGACGAGCACGTGAAGAGCGCGGCGGCGGCGCTGGGGCCCGCGGCCTCCTACCTCTGCACCCCCGAGGCCCACG AGCCAGATAAGGAAGACAATCACTCGCCCGCCGACGATTTGGAAACGAGGAAATCCTATCCAGACCAAAGGAGTATCTCCCAGCCAAGTCCTGCAAATACAGACAGAG GCGAAGATGGGCTTACCTTGGATGTCACAGGAACTCAGCTGGTGGAGAAAGATATCGAGAACCTGGCCAGAG ACGAATTGCAAAAACTGCTCCTGGAACAAATGGAGCTCCGCAAGAAGCTGGAACGCGAATTTCAGAGTCTCAAAG ATAATTTTCAGGATCAAATGAAGAGGGAATTGGCTTATCGAGAAGAAATGGTGCAACAGCTGCAAATTGTCAGAG ATACCCTGTGTAACGAACTCGACCAGGAGCGGAAGGCGCGCTACGCCATCCAGCAGAAATTGAAAG AAGCCCACGACGCCCTGCACCACTTCTCCTGCAAGATGCTGACGCCCCGCCACTGCACTGGCAACTGCTCCTTCAAGCCCCCGCTGTTGCCCTAG
- the SKOR1 gene encoding SKI family transcriptional corepressor 1 isoform X1 — protein MEALTTQLGPGREGSSSPNSKQELQPYSGSSALKPNQVGETSLYGVPIVSLVIDGQERLCLAQISNTLLKNYSYNEIHNRRVALGITCVQCTPVQLEILRRAGAMPISSRRCGMITKREAERLCKSFLGEHKPPKLPENFAFDVVHECAWGSRGSFIPARYNSSRAKCIKCGYCSMYFSPNKFIFHSHRTPDAKYTQPDAANFNSWRRHLKLSDKSATDELSHAWEDVKAMFNGGTRKRTFSLQGGGGGGANGGSGGQGKGGAGGGGGGGPGCGAEMAPGPPPHKSLRCGEDEAAGPPGPPPPHPQRGLGLATGASGPAGPGGPGGGAGVRSYPVIPVPSKGFGLLQKLPPPLFPHPYGFPTAFGLCPKKDDTVLGAGEPKGGPGIGSGGGGAGTGGGAGGPGANHLPPGAGAGPGGGAVFWGHQPSGAAKDAAAVAAAAAAATVYPTFPMFWPAAGSLPVPSYPAAQSQAKAVAAAVAAAAAAAAAAAGSGAPEPLDGAEPAKEGGLGAEERCPSALSRGPLDEDGADEALPPPLAPLPPPPPPPARKGSYVSAFRPVVKDTESIAKLYGSAREAYGAGPARGPGPGAGSGGYVSPDFLSEGSSSYHSASPDVDTADEPEVDVESNRFPDDEGAQEETEPSAPSAGGGPDGEQPTGLPSATSSSADGPADSPDGGSPRPRRRLGPPPAGPPAFGDLAADDLVRRPERSPPSGGGYELREACGPLGGPAPAKVYAPERDEHVKSAAAALGPAASYLCTPEAHEPDKEDNHSPADDLETRKSYPDQRSISQPSPANTDRGEDGLTLDVTGTQLVEKDIENLARDELQKLLLEQMELRKKLEREFQSLKDNFQDQMKRELAYREEMVQQLQIVRDTLCNELDQERKARYAIQQKLKEAHDALHHFSCKMLTPRHCTGNCSFKPPLLP, from the exons ATGGAGGCTCTCACCACTCAGCTGGGGCCGGGGCGCGAGGGCAGTTCGTCGCCCAACTCCAAGCAGGAGCTGCAGCCGTATTCGGGCTCCAGCGCTCTCAAACCCAACCAGGTGGGCGAGACGTCGCTGTACGGGGTGCCCATTGTGTCGCTGGTCATCGACGGCCAGGAGCGCCTATGCCTGGCGCAGATCTCCAACACTCTCCTCAAGAACTACAGCTATAATGAGATCCACAACCGCCGCGTGGCCCTGGGCATCACGTGCGTGCAGTGCACGCCGGTACAGCTGGAGATTCTGCGTCGGGCCGGGGCCATGCCCATCTCGTCGCGCCGCTGCGGCATGATCACTAAGCGAGAGGCCGAACGCCTGTGCAAGTCGTTCCTGGGCGAGCACAAACCACCCAAGCTGCCCGAGAACTTCGCCTTCGATGTGGTGCACGAGTGCGCGTGGGGCTCGCGTGGTAGCTTCATCCCTGCGCGTTACAACAGCTCTCGTGCCAAGTGCATCAAGTGCGGCTACTGCAGCATGTACTTCTCGCCCAACAAGTTCATCTTCCACTCGCACCGCACACCCGACGCCAAGTACACGCAGCCCGATGCCGCCAACTTCAATTCCTGGCGTCGTCACCTCAAACTCAGTGACAAGTCGGCCACAGACGAACTGAGCCATGCTTGGGAGGACGTCAAGGCCATGTTTAATGGCGGCACGCGCAAGCGGACCTTCTCCCTACAAGGAGGCGGCGGAGGCGGTGCTAATGGCGGGTCGGGTGGGCAGGGGAAGGGTGGTGctggcggcggtggcggcggtgGCCCAGGGTGCGGTGCGGAGATGGCCCCAGGCCCGCCGCCCCACAAAAGCCTGCGCTGTGGCGAAGATGAGGCTGCCGGGCCTCCGGGGCCACCTCCACCCCACCCGCAGCGCGGACTTGGCCTGGCGACTGGAGCCAGTGGCCCGGCGGGCCCAGGAGGGCCCGGTGGCGGCGCCGGCGTACGAAGCTACCCGGTGATCCCGGTGCCCAGCAAAGGCTTTGGGCTCCTGCAAAAGCTGCCCCCACCACTTTTCCCCCATCCTTACGGCTTCCCTACGGCCTTCGGCCTATGCCCCAAAAAGGACGACACGGTTTTAGGCGCGGGCGAGCCAAAGGGCGGTCCTGGCATTgggagcggcggcggcggcgcgggtaCTGGCGGGGGTGCGGGGGGCCCGGGAGCCAACCACTTGCCCCCGGGGGCAGGGGCGGGCCCGGGCGGCGGCGCCGTGTTCTGGGGGCATCAACCCTCCGGGGCAGCCAAGGACGCAGCGGCAGTGGCTGCAGCGGCCGCCGCCGCCACTGTGTACCCGACGTTTCCCATGTTCTGGCCAGCAGCAGGCAGCCTCCCGGTACCGTCCTACCCCGCTGCTCAGAGCCAAGCCAAGGCCGTGGCGGCAGCCgtggcggcggcagcggcggcggcggcggcagctgcTGGCAGCGGTGCCCCGGAGCCCCTGGACGGTGCCGAGCCAGCCAAAGAGGGTGGCCTCGGCGCGGAGGAGCGCTGCCCGAGCGCTCTGTCCCGCGGGCCCCTGGACGAAGACGGCGCGGACGAGGCGctgccaccgcccctggccccgCTGCCCCCGCCGCCCCCTCCGCCCGCACGCAAAGGCTCCTACGTGTCGGCCTTCCGGCCGGTGGTCAAGGACACCGAGAGCATCGCTAAGCTCTACGGGAGCGCCCGGGAGGCATATGGCGCGGGGCCTGCTCGGGGGCCGGGACCCGGCGCTGGGAGCGGCGGCTACGTGAGCCCGGACTTTCTGAGCGAGGGCAGCTCCAGCTACCATTCCGCCTCGCCCGACGTGGACACGGCGGACGAGCCCGAGGTGGACGTGGAATCCAACCGCTTCCCCGACGACGAGGGCGCCCAGGAGGAGACCGAGCCCAGCGCACCCAGCGCAGGGGGTGGCCCAGACGGTGAACAGCCCACTGGACTCCCTTCCGCCACCTCCTCTAGCGCGGACGGTCCCGCAGACTCTCCCGACGGCGGCAGCCCCCGCCCCCGGCGCCGCCTCGGGCCACCCCCAGCTGGCCCACCCGCATTTGGGGACTTGGCGGCCGACGACTTGGTGCGGAGACCTGAGAGGAGCCCGCCAAGCGGCGGCGGCTACGAGCTGCGAGAGGCTTGCGGGCCCCTAGGAGGCCCCGCGCCGGCCAAG GTGTACGCGCCCGAGAGGGACGAGCACGTGAAGAGCGCGGCGGCGGCGCTGGGGCCCGCGGCCTCCTACCTCTGCACCCCCGAGGCCCACG AGCCAGATAAGGAAGACAATCACTCGCCCGCCGACGATTTGGAAACGAGGAAATCCTATCCAGACCAAAGGAGTATCTCCCAGCCAAGTCCTGCAAATACAGACAGAG GCGAAGATGGGCTTACCTTGGATGTCACAGGAACTCAGCTGGTGGAGAAAGATATCGAGAACCTGGCCAGAG ACGAATTGCAAAAACTGCTCCTGGAACAAATGGAGCTCCGCAAGAAGCTGGAACGCGAATTTCAGAGTCTCAAAG ATAATTTTCAGGATCAAATGAAGAGGGAATTGGCTTATCGAGAAGAAATGGTGCAACAGCTGCAAATTGTCAGAG ATACCCTGTGTAACGAACTCGACCAGGAGCGGAAGGCGCGCTACGCCATCCAGCAGAAATTGAAAG AAGCCCACGACGCCCTGCACCACTTCTCCTGCAAGATGCTGACGCCCCGCCACTGCACTGGCAACTGCTCCTTCAAGCCCCCGCTGTTGCCCTAG